The following coding sequences are from one Triticum dicoccoides isolate Atlit2015 ecotype Zavitan chromosome 4A, WEW_v2.0, whole genome shotgun sequence window:
- the LOC119286396 gene encoding uncharacterized protein LOC119286396 yields MPTSPAASAGAVASPSGSSPASAAASAADSATPSWWESVSQARSRILALASILPPEVSPGVSALADSDRPARALLRSAAAYDALSGALRAGGGADDPACHWLYDTLLSQDPDLRLAALAFLPLLSSLYLLRLPPALPSSLSGFEAVLLAVYSSEAKSRQGKPVLVHVPDLSVPSLYHTPQSSPSSRSPRRPHPPPIPPPPANVVVGVLSPPLEPQAAVKSTKRAGIIGVAFEAYYAKIAQMPPASKVDACNAVAAWAGQYCRCRFELDEELEVEEGDSLGSMSPLSTDAENGNGKALEEELAKLSVNGDSSGRNCGKEEEVREARVQLPWEFLQPVMRVLGHCLLAPLNPMEVRDAAAEAVRVVYARACHDLVPQAILAARSLIELDKSARKAAKAAAVAASGIMVASGTAGSTASSSRPSSKPNTPSKQRKPDMLLVSK; encoded by the coding sequence ATGCCTACCTCCCCGGCCGCCTCCGCCGGAGccgtcgcctccccctccggatccTCCCCGGCCTCCGCCGCCGCGTCGGCGGCCGACTCGGCCACCCCGTCCTGGTGGGAGTCCGTCTCCCAGGCGCGCTCCCGCATCCTCGCGCTCGCCTCCATCCTCCCACCCGAGGTCTCCCCCGGCGTGTCGGCGCTCGCGGACTCCGACCGCCCCGCCCGCGCCCTCCTCCGCTCCGCCGCCGCCTACGACGCCCTCTCCGGGGCGCTCCGCGCGGGGGGCGGCGCCGACGACCCCGCCTGCCACTGGCTCTACGACACGCTCCTCTCCCAGGACCCCGACCTCCGCCTCGCcgcgctcgccttcctcccgctcCTCTCGTCGCTCTACCTCCTCCGCCTGCCTCCCGCGCTCCCATCCTCGCTATCTGGCTTCGAGGCCGTCCTCCTCGCCGTCTACTCTTCCGAGGCCAAGAGCCGCCAGGGAAAGCCCGTGCTTGTCCATGTCCCCGACCTCTCCGTCCCCTCCCTGTACCACACTCCGCAGTCCAGCCCCAGCTCGAGATCGCCTCGCCGGCCGCACCCGCCGCCGATCCCCCCTCCTCCCGCAAATGTGGTGGTGGGCGTGCTGTCGCCGCCGCTGGAGCCACAGGCTGCAGTGAAGTCGACCAAGCGCGCGGGGATTATAGGGGTCGCCTTTGAGGCGTACTACGCCAAGATCGCCCAGATGCCCCCTGCATCCAAGGTGGATGCCTGCAATGCGGTGGCTGCCTGGGCGGGGCAGTACTGCAGATGCCGTTTTGAGCTTGATGAAGAGTTGGAGGTGGAGGAAGGGGATTCTCTGGGCTCCATGTCGCCATTGTCCACCGATGCTGAGAATGGGAATGGGAAAGCCCTGGAGGAAGAATTGGCAAAGCTGAGTGTCAATGGAGACAGCAGTGGACGGAATTGTGGTAAGGAGGAGGAGGTAAGGGAGGCAAGGGTGCAGCTACCGTGGGAGTTTCTGCAGCCAGTGATGAGGGTTCTTGGGCACTGCTTGCTCGCGCCACTGAACCCAATGGAGGTGCGggatgccgccgcagaagctgtgcGGGTTGTCTATGCCCGTGCATGTCATGACCTTGTGCCACAGGCAATTCTGGCAGCCCGGAGCTTGATTGAGCTTGACAAAAGCGCCCGCAAGGCTGCCAAGGCAGCAGCTGTAGCGGCCTCCGGAATAATGGTAGCCTCTGGCACAGCTGGAAGCACCGCATCGAGCTCCAGACCAAGTTCCAAGCCAAACACGCCGAGCAAGCAACGCAAACCTGACATGCTGCTTGTGTCCAAATGA
- the LOC119283581 gene encoding UPF0481 protein At3g47200-like, protein MSNISPKARRDTFTASSSIRNFMSTALLTSTISSCLADPTTTATTAHLVSLRSASACPADLFAVAMTSPRRTAASAAGASIGARTAELGGGPGGGGGRSWVEDVEKTLLEEHEPSSEVEQWRKHSIYRVPARIKRLNGDAYKPQTVSLGPFHHGDPDLLPMEQHKRRALLRLLRRAGRPLRDLVAAVGEVEEQLRAAYVGLGDEWRDGGGERFVEMMIVDGCFLLEVMRTAAAAGRRYAVHPDYAPNDPVFSRHGLLYIAPYVQRDMLMVENQLPLLVLHRIAAAAEGGKTSTYATINRMVLNFLGVADADRHPAAVPHLGLHPLDIYRRSLLLHTTGRTERNIQVEEPAAKPADVRSARKLHEAGIRFRHSGRADCLCDVRFRGGTLTMPQLFVDDSTEYKLLNLMAFEALHVGAGNDVTAYVFFMRSVVGCVDDVRLLRRKGIVRSEWVDGDETVVRLLNDMTRDVVCDEASPLCALHGEVEAYCRSNLRVFLHVSWYYLKRTYFGNPWTFLSLAAGILLLVTDIIQTVYSVLSYEVQGKRQYYSHH, encoded by the exons ATGAGCAACATCTCCCCCAAAGCCCGAAGGGACACCTTCACCGCCTCCTCCTCGATCCGGAACTTCATGTCCACCGCCCTCTTGACGTCGACGATCTCGAGCTGCCTTGCCGATCCCACGACCACCGCCACCACCGCGCACCTAGTTAGTCTCCGCTCCGCCTCGGCCTGCCCCGCCGACCTCTTTGCCGTGGCGATGACGAGCCCACGCCGCACCGCCGCATCAGCCGCTGGCGCCTCCATTGGCGCCCGGACCGCAGAGCTCGGTGGGGGGCCTGGTGGAGGCGGCGGAAG GTCGTGGGTGGAGGACGTGGAGAAGACGCTGCTGGAAGAGCACGAGCCGTCGTCGGAGGTGGAGCAATGGCGGAAGCACTCCATCTACCGTGTCCCGGCGCGCATCAAGAGGCTCAACGGCGACGCCTACAAGCCGCAGACGGTGTCCCTGGGCCCCTTCCACCACGGAGACCCCGACCTGCTGCCCATGGAGCAGCACAAACGCAGGGCGCTGCTGCGCCTCCTCCGGCGGGCCGGCAGGCCGCTAcgggacctcgtcgccgccgtggggGAGGTGGAGGAGCAGCTGCGGGCGGCGTACGTCGGCCTCGGCGACGAGTGGCGCGACGGTGGCGGGGAGCGGTTCGTGGAGATGATGATCGTGGACGGCTGCTTCTTGCTGGAGGTGATGAGGACGGCGGCGGCCGCCGGGCGGAGGTATGCCGTTCACCCAGACTACGCGCCCAACGACCCGGTGTTCAGCCGGCACGGCTTGCTGTACATTGCGCCGTATGTCCAGCGCGACATGCTCATGGTCGAGAACCAGCTGCCCCTCCTCGTGCTCCACAGGATCGCCGCTGCAGCTGAGGGTGGAAAAACATCG ACCTATGCTACGATCAACAGGATGGTGCTCAACTTCCTTGGCGTGGCAGATGCTGACAGGCACCCAGCGGCAGTGCCACACCTGGGGCTCCACCCACTAGACATCTACCGCCGGAGCCTACTACTCCACACCACCGGCAGGACAGAGCGCAACATACAGGTCGAAGAGCCGGCGGCGAAGCCCGCGGACGTGCGCTCCGCGCGGAAGCTCCACGAAGCCGGCATCCGGTTCCGGCACAGCGGGCGGGCGGACTGCCTCTGCGACGTCCGGTTCCGGGGCGGCACCCTCACCATGCCGCAGCTCTTCGTGGACGACTCCACCGAGTACAAGCTCCTGAACCTGATGGCGTTCGAGGCCCTGCACGTCGGCGCCGGCAACGACGTGACCGCCTACGTCTTCTTCATGCGGAGCGTCGTCGGCTGCGTGGACGACGTGCGGCTGCTGCGGCGCAAGGGGATCGTCCGGAGCGAGTGGGTGGACGGCGACGAGACGGTGGTGCGGCTGCTCAACGACATGACCAGGGACGTGGTCTGCGACGAGGCGTCGCCGCTCTGCGCCCTGCACGGCGAGGTGGAGGCCTACTGCCGGAGCAACCTGCGCGTGTTCCTGCACGTGTCGTGGTACTACCTCAAGCGCACCTACTTCGGGAACCCGTGGACGTTCCTCTCCCTCGCCGCCGGCATCCTGCTCCTCGTCACCGACATCATCCAGACTGTGTATTCCGTTCTTTCTTACGAAGTGCAGGGAAAGAGACAGTATTACAGCCATCACTAG